A part of Melittangium boletus DSM 14713 genomic DNA contains:
- a CDS encoding methyl-accepting chemotaxis protein: MLVHLDISRKLALGISLLVLVLISLMWASYSLFDELTRTSDSNYLAMYSLRDLQTMRGTLLDMEDRMRGFSLSGDASFLAKQSALRERFIELSELLKARGGLSVEGREALLRLLRLYERDFLPHLEHQVSLRRAVDAGQQPFEALSDYVRSGAGRRILDAMQDQQGLLEREYEEIRQQRADARATMRLLVRRMLIAAGLLGPAMALLLAWSLSRGIVRPLRDVLNLTEKLSAGDLTACVEVKGRDEAARMMEGMRAMVERFVRVLGEVRGSVGSLSGASGQVSSAAQALSQGTSTLAASVEEMTTSLEQLSTTIGQNAETSRRLEAMAVRSSADAEQSGLAVRETVAAMEEIAERIGIVEEIAYQTNLLALNAAVEAARAGEYGKGFAVVASEVRRLAERSEKAAKEIGAVAKKSVKVAERSGTLLEDLVPSIRKTAELMQHLAGVSKEQAGGVAQMSRAMEQVDQVTQRNASAAEELSSTAEELAAQAESLRRTMLFFKLSDERSLPEAHALTVSAVRLAI, from the coding sequence GCAGACCATGCGTGGCACGTTGCTGGACATGGAGGACCGGATGCGGGGCTTCTCGCTCTCGGGTGATGCGTCGTTCCTCGCCAAGCAGTCCGCGCTGCGTGAGCGCTTCATCGAGCTCTCCGAGCTGTTGAAGGCGCGGGGGGGGCTCAGCGTCGAAGGCCGGGAGGCGTTGCTGCGGCTCTTGAGGCTGTACGAGCGGGATTTCCTCCCCCATCTGGAGCATCAGGTGTCCCTGCGCAGGGCGGTGGACGCGGGTCAGCAACCCTTCGAGGCCCTCTCCGACTACGTGCGGAGTGGCGCGGGCCGGCGGATCCTCGACGCCATGCAGGACCAACAGGGTCTGCTCGAGCGGGAGTACGAGGAGATTCGGCAGCAGCGCGCCGACGCACGCGCCACGATGCGGCTCCTGGTCCGGCGGATGTTGATCGCCGCGGGGCTCCTGGGGCCCGCGATGGCGCTCCTGCTCGCGTGGTCACTGAGCCGCGGCATCGTGCGGCCCCTGCGCGACGTGTTGAACCTCACGGAGAAGCTCTCCGCGGGAGACCTCACGGCGTGCGTCGAGGTGAAGGGGCGGGACGAGGCGGCGAGGATGATGGAGGGGATGCGGGCAATGGTGGAGCGGTTCGTGCGCGTGCTGGGCGAGGTGAGGGGCTCGGTGGGCTCGCTGTCGGGAGCGTCGGGACAGGTGTCGTCGGCGGCGCAGGCGCTGTCCCAGGGCACGAGCACGCTGGCGGCGTCGGTGGAGGAGATGACGACGAGCCTGGAGCAGTTGAGCACGACCATCGGGCAGAACGCGGAGACGAGCCGGCGGTTGGAGGCGATGGCGGTGCGGAGCTCGGCGGATGCGGAGCAGAGCGGGCTGGCGGTGCGGGAGACGGTGGCGGCGATGGAGGAGATCGCCGAGCGAATCGGAATCGTGGAGGAGATCGCGTACCAGACGAACCTGCTGGCGCTCAACGCGGCGGTGGAGGCGGCGAGGGCGGGGGAGTACGGCAAGGGGTTCGCGGTGGTGGCCTCGGAGGTGAGGAGGCTGGCGGAGCGAAGCGAGAAGGCGGCGAAGGAGATTGGCGCGGTGGCCAAGAAGAGCGTGAAGGTGGCGGAGCGCTCGGGGACGCTGCTGGAGGACCTGGTGCCGTCGATCCGCAAGACGGCGGAGTTGATGCAGCACCTGGCGGGGGTGTCGAAGGAGCAGGCGGGAGGGGTGGCGCAGATGAGCCGGGCGATGGAGCAGGTGGACCAGGTGACGCAGCGCAACGCGTCGGCGGCGGAGGAGCTGTCGTCGACGGCGGAGGAGCTGGCGGCACAGGCCGAGTCGCTGCGGCGGACGATGTTGTTCTTCAAGTTGAGCGATGAGCGCTCCCTCCCGGAGGCTCATGCCCTGACCGTGTCCGCGGTTCGCCTCGCTATTTGA